A genomic stretch from Podospora pseudoanserina strain CBS 124.78 chromosome 3, whole genome shotgun sequence includes:
- a CDS encoding hypothetical protein (COG:S; EggNog:ENOG503NXK5) has product MASPLKDQHPHYLLHRLLPPPNPLPRPPPSTPISTLITTLDSRLPSSSSLLCTRQLLLTTLSSTYPPLLPLPISSLLSSQKDDFLTLRLSAPLCGGKGGFGSQLRAAGGRMSKRKKTQEDNGSSRNLDGRRLRTVTEAKALAEYLAIKPEMDKKEREARKKRWEQIVEMTERKQEEIKYGSKKVGLDGKWVEEKEVGEERMREAVAEAMRRGLMVDNLLGTSVGSSGSGSGSGEEEEEDREMGDGSEGSEEHSQGSKETTPPSEVEPEADTAKVEGKGKGKEKEVVKPVEKPQARTFFGFDEDDEFMSSDEE; this is encoded by the coding sequence atggcctcccccctcaaagaTCAACATCCTCATTACCTCCTTCACaggctcctccctccccccaaccctctccctcgccctcccccctcaacccccatctcaaccctcatcaccaccctcgactcccgcctcccctcgtcctcctccctcctctgcacccgccaactcctcctaacaaccctctcctccacctacccccccctcctccccctccccatctcttCCTTACTCTCCTCACAAAAAGATGActtcctcaccctccgcCTCTCAGCCCCCCTCTGcggcggcaaaggcggcTTCGGCTCCCAACTCCGCGCAGCAGGAGGCCGCATGTCCAAGCGCAAAAAAACCCAAGAAGACAACGGCTCCTCCCGCAACCTCGACGGCCGAAGGCTACGGACCGTCACCGAGGCGAAAGCACTCGCCGAGTACCTCGCTATCAAACCTGAGATggacaagaaagaaagggaggCGCGCAAGAAGAGGTGGGAGCAGATTGTGGAGATGACGGAGAGGAAGCAAGAGGAGATCAAATATGGGAGTAaaaaggttgggttggatgggaagtgggtcgaggagaaggaggtgggggaggagaggatgagggaggcggttgcggaggcgatgaggagggggttgatggttgatAATCTTTTGGGGACGTCGGTGGGGAGTAGTGGTTCTGGCTCAGGttcgggagaggaggaggaggaggatagggagatgggggatggtAGTGAGGGGAGTGAGGAGCACAGTCAAGGGTCGAAAGAGACGACGCCACCTTCGGAGGTTGAGCCTGAGGCTGACACGGCAAAGGTGGAGGGtaaagggaaggggaaggaaaaggaggtggtgaagccGGTGGAGAAACCTCAGGCGAGGACCTTTTTCGGctttgatgaggatgatgagttcATGAGCTCTGATGAGGAGTGA
- a CDS encoding hypothetical protein (EggNog:ENOG503P6T9; COG:S), protein MADRTEKQAAAQQAVDILHEISTLLNCHLDRRTLSICISMIENGVNPEALAARGSQGTQNRRPKRAIRGCCSCWGEPEEMTELPEGGLCVEISK, encoded by the exons ATGGCAGACCGAACAGAAAAGCAAGCCGCCGCCCAACAAGCGGTCGACATTCTCCACGAGATATCCACTCTTTTG AACTGCCACCTCGACCGCCGAACCCTCTCCATATGCATCTCCATGATCGAAAACGGGGTCAACCCCGAGGCGCTGGCTGCAA GAGGTAGTCAAGGAACTCAGAACAGAAGGCCAAAACGTGCGATTagaggctgctgctcctgctgggGCGAGCCGGAGGAGATGACCGAGCTTCCTGAGGGAGGGCTGTGTGTCGAGATATCAAAATAA
- the SPC25 gene encoding kinetochore-associated Ndc80 complex subunit spc25 (EggNog:ENOG503NX18; COG:S), whose translation MSSFDPSLSTTTRPSPLPPPSTTTNLADSLPQINFDFDSLRDRMSKFTLKFDSFIESGRKRVLSERNQFRLNVAELQEDHRMKKKDIEILQLKTSSYQQTIAKEAAETREMQQAIASLTAQRDRQLAQRDSLRQQIEAAQREIEERLQKQREHQKKLEAQARYNVPELDFWVTNLCLRIEGAGKEDRLKFVYTHVDEKDWEREAWFELAMGGREYDVKHCRPKLEKDKVERVLDRVNETRELVGLLKGMRELFVEAMKS comes from the coding sequence ATGTCCTCCTtcgacccctccctctcaaccacaacccgcccctctcccctcccacccccctccaccacaacaaaccTAGccgactccctcccccaaatcaACTTCGACTTCGACTCCCTCCGCGACCGCATGTCAAAATTCACCCTCAAATTCGACTCCTTCATCGAGTCCGGCCGGAAACGCGTCCTCTCGGAACGCAATCAATTCCGTCTCAACGTCGCAGAGCTCCAAGAAGACCATcgaatgaaaaaaaaagacattGAAATCCTCCAACTGAAAACCTCCTCCTACCAGCAAACCATCGCGAAGGAAGCCGCCGAGACGAGAGAGATGCAGCAGGCTATTGCGTCGCTTACCGCGCAGAGGGACAGGCAGCTCGCGCAGCGGGATAGCTTAAGGCAGCAGATTGAGGCTGCGCagagggagattgaggagaggCTTCAAAAACAGAGGGAGCATCAGAAGAAGTTGGAGGCGCAGGCGAGGTATAACGTCCCGGAATTGGATTTTTGGGTTACAAATCTGTGTCTGAGGATTGAGGGGGCGGGGAAGGAGGACAGGCTCAAGTTTGTGTATACTCATGTGGATGAGAAggattgggagagggaggcttgGTTCGAGCTGgcgatgggggggagggagtatgATGTGAAGCATTGCCGGccgaagctggagaaggacaaggTGGAGCGGGTGTTGGATAGGGTGAATGAGAcgagggagttggttgggctgttgaaggggatgagggagttGTTTGTGGAGGCTATGAAGTCTTGA
- a CDS encoding hypothetical protein (EggNog:ENOG503P3VQ; COG:J) has translation MLIPKADRKAIHEYLFREGVMVAAKDYESTHETGIRNLYVIKACQSLTSRGYVKTQFSWQYYYYTLTPEGLDYLREWLHLPAEIVPATHIKQQRSHAPPRGMLGDEGRREGRFGGRGRGDRGDREGGYRRREAGEGKEGGAPSDFAPQFRGGFGRGRGGRGDAPPS, from the exons ATGCTTATTCCCAAGGCCGATCGCAAGGCGATCCATGAG TACCTCTTCCGTGAGGGCGTCATGGTCGCTGCCAAGGA CTACGAGTCCACCCACGAGACCGGCATCCGCAACCTCTATGTCATCAAGGCTTGCCAGTCTTTGACCTCCCGCGGCTACGTCAAGACCCAGTTCTCGTGGCAATACTACTActacaccctcacccccgagGGTCTCGACTACCTCCGCGAGTGGCTTCACCTCCCCGCTGAGATTGTCCCTGCCACCCACATCAAGCAGCAGCGGTCTCACGCTCCCCCCCGCGGCATGCTCGGCGATGAGGGCCGCCGTGAGGGCAGATTCGGTGGCCGCGGCCGTGGCGACCGTGGCGACCGTGAGGGTGGCTACAGACGCCGTGAGGCCGGTGAGGGCAAGGAGGGCGGTGCCCCCAGCGACTTCGCTCCTCAGTT CCGTGGTGGATTCGGTCGTGGCCGTGGCGGCCGTGGTGATGCCCCTCCCTCGTAA
- a CDS encoding hypothetical protein (EggNog:ENOG503P27K; COG:S) translates to MDEKRGTGHSAGKSRVNANRRHHTDGVVGRLSYTPAQRDGAFGELRKNRVEDEAPKFQQVTPFSQWCPPSKVAAPQSNLGGPWRIARAQGNWLTEFLPEASITEDALEGLFMEEIASAKDSTEASPVSTTSLFSVGEIADVRTGRNGDAAISVMAVSSGVSGNVLRLISLAREEWVWEEADVTARTKAPDARFEGEWCQDATPISLVKFAINASGSKNKQGKSVDMIRWLLVQKESSTTICEPEVRDLPMPTPGLATTSSPTSQIFINPLATIPLSQTGGSPQTDVCFIRGPDRNIPQLVIIDQCGYWSIWDITGRRDNRPKSLTPVLTICGNMLAGSIPKLPSSSTSLDKPHRVVYLEVETDESSSEELKHPRRPFLLLNTDQALHLFDIESQNSHPVALPSFGIDHQRVMEVAPARLDPGQFFVLTNKSLLWIAAKKGADGTVKSDFLAICPHQKDSSDPTLRIEVSAGAFVNDISACFVCVWSAQDTEMNIFWFLLPESGTATGYHREVVSLKSRSNFVGLGMLPVKRKLGKRDTITPSGKRLRDASMRFFQFLTLSQDMEVSSALCVWSDDESAEIPAPEILDRGGKSRDAEKELLEHLHKRLVVPDGFDELTVLGKRKIEEPDSGDEKPKRLKLNDCSLVGLRLGMDPSEWRNRTLHLEKIEPATGQDLRFLREAVEKEKEDGYMPRHSVLELAKPSHQQSDDGLITLARTWADIQPELQDDQEEEEWLYPPEASRPIPGFNPDDMAQNLGELFPKPRKRAPATVKNRWTHILQKMAAEMFLSNIFVSAVPPSWGSTLITPNDSQSQSQSQSFSFYSSSQPTLPSPSFPPTPSSPSKPSRLPSQSADPEDEQPQEDVVALRLRKYGFIPTSSSRKGELSVDISPWEVGGDPDNISWHLGKDKEDIEAEKRKDKRLKKMMARRQRVERLSQRYFGEESSVLEESASQQLLPGIQPSSQLVFSQGVVVPGSPAAFLRSPTRKGVVRPTSPLRREYRMGGGGGGRESSSQQGVGVSGGSSQTPSRQQVPPTRSQVLPGLFGGRQSFGAGAAGRVRESLSPFKKKKRKSEGRLSGFR, encoded by the exons ATGGATGAAAAGCGCGGGACTGGCCACTCGGCTGGGAAGTCGAGGGTGAATGCGAATCGAAGACACCATActgatggtgtggttggaCGGTTGAGTTATACGCCCGCTCAGCGGGATGGTGCTTTTGGTGAACTGCGCAAGAATCgcgtcgaggatgagg CTCCCAAGTTTCAGCAAGTGACGCCCTTCAGCCAGTGGTGTCCTCCGAGTAAAGTTGCTGCTCCTCAGTCCAACTTGGGGGGCCCGTGGAGAATCGCCAGGGCGCAAGGGAACTGGCTGACGGAATTTCTTCCCGAGGCTTCCATCACCGAGGATGCGCTCGAAGGTCTATTTATGGAGGAGATCGCCAGCGCCAAAGACAGCACCGAAGCTTCACCTGTGTCGACAACCTCTCTCTTTTCCGTTGGTGAAATCGCAGATGTGAGGACCGGACGCAATGGCGACGCAGCGATTTCGGTCATGGCTGTGTCGTCTGGAGTCTCTGGAAATGTGCTTCGTTTGATCAGCCTCGCTCGAGAAgagtgggtttgggaggaggctgatgTGACGGCGCGTACCAAGGCACCAGATGCCAGATTCGAGGGAGAGTGGTGTCAGGATGCGACGCCGATTTCTTTGGTCAAGTTTGCTATCAATGCAAGCGGCAGCAAGAACAAGCAGGGGAAAAGCGTCGACATGATTCGCTGGCTTTTGGTTCAGAAAGAAAGCTCGACCACGATATGTGAGCCAGAAGTCCGGGACTTGCCCATGCCTACCCCTGGCCTGGCGACAACATCGAGCCCTACCTCTCAGATATTTATCAATCCCCTGGCGACGATACCATTAAGCCAAACTGGTGGCAGCCCACAGACAGATGTGTGCTTCATCCGTGGGCCAGATCGAAACATACCCCAGCTTGTTATTATCGACCAGTGCGGCTACTGGAGCATATGGGACATCACGGGGCGCCGGGATAATCGACCGAAAAGTTTGACGCCTGTTCTGACGATATGCGGCAACATGCTGGCAGGCTCCATACCTAAATTGCCGAGCTCGTCGACAAGCTTGGACAAGCCGCACAGGGTTGTCTACTTGGAGGTCGAGACCGATGAGTCGAGCTCCGAGGAGCTTAAGCACCCAAGGCGACCCTTTCTCCTTTTGAACACCGACCAGGCTCTGCATTTGTTTGACATCGAGTCGCAGAATTCACATCCTGTGGCTCTTCCATCGTTTGGAATCGATCATCAGCGCGTCATGGAAGTTGCTCCCGCTCGACTGGACCCTGGACAGTTCTTTGTCTTGACGAACAAGAGTCTACTGTGGATtgcggccaagaagggggCTGATGGCACAGTCAAATCCGACTTTCTCGCGATATGTCCGCACCAAAAAGACAGCAGTGACCCGACTCTACGGATCGAAGTCTCGGCTGGGGCGTTTGTCAATGATATTTCGGCCTGTTTCGTTTGTGTTTGGTCCGCGCAGGACACGGAGATGAACATTTTCTGGTTTCTCCTGCCGGAATCGGGCACGGCGACTGGGTACCACCGTGAGGTCGTCTCGTTGAAGAGCCGTTCGAATTTCGTTGGCCTTGGCATGCTTCCTGTCAAACGCAagctggggaagagggataCTATCACGCCTTCTGGCAAACGGCTGAGGGATGCGTCCATGAGGTTCTTTCAGTTTTTGACTCTCAGTCAAGACATGGAGGTTAGCAGCGCGCTTTGTGTGTGGTCGGATGATGAAAGCGCCGAGATACCTGCCCCAGAGATTTTGGACAGGGGTGGTAAGAGCAGAGATGCCGAGAAGGAGCTACTGGAACATCTGCACAAGAGGCTTGTTGTTCCAGATGGGTTTGATGAGCTCACTGTCCTTGGCAAACGCAAGATTGAAGAGCCAGACTCGGGGGATGAGAAACCCAAAAGGCTGAAGCTCAACGATTGCAGCCTTGTTGGGCTGCGTTTGGGTATGGATCCTAGTGAATGGCGGAACCGGACGCTTCATCTTGAGAAGATTGAGCCGGCTACTGGTCAGGATCTCAGGTTCCTTCGAGAGGctgtggagaaggagaaggaggatggttATATGCCTAGACACAGCGT TCTTGAGTTGGCAAAGCCCAGCCATCAGCAATCAGACGATGGACTCATCACTCTTGCCCGCACATGGGCAGACATACAACCAGAACTGCAAGACgatcaggaagaggaagaatggCTCTATCCTCCCGAAGCAAGCCGTCCGATCCCCGGCTTCAACCCGGACGACATGGCCCAGAACTTGGGCGAGCTGTTCCCCAAGCCTCGCAAACGAGCGCCGGCAACAGTCAAGAACCGCTGGACCCACATCCTGCAAAAGATGGCCGCCGAGATGTTCCTTTCAAACATTTTCGTTTCGGCCGTCCCTCCGTCTTGGGGCAGCACACTAATAACCCCCAACGACAgccaatcccaatcccaatcccaatcctTCTCAttctactcctcctcccaaccaaccctcccctccccctccttcccccccaccccctccagcccatCCAAACCATCCCGCCTACCCTCCCAATCAGCCGACCCCGAAGATGAACAGCCACAAGAAGACGTCGTCGCGCTCCGCCTGAGGAAATACGGCTTCATCCCCACCTCGTCCAGCCGCAAGGGCGAATTGTCGGTTGACATCTCCCCCTGGGAAGTGGGCGGCGACCCGGACAACATAAGCTGGCACCTTGGGAAGGATAAGGAAGATATAGAAGCCGAAAAGAGAAAGGATAAACgcttgaagaagatgatggccagACGGCAACGGGTGGAGAGGTTATCGCAGAGATATTTCGGGGAGGAGTCTTCCGTTTTGGAGGAATCGGCTAGTCAGCAGTTGCTGCCGGGTATTCAACCTAGCAGTCAGCTGGTGTTTAGtcagggggttgttgtgccGGGGTCGCCGGCGGCGTTTTTGAGGAGCccgacgaggaagggggtggtgagacCGACGAGTCCGCTGAGGAGGGAGTAcaggatgggtggtggtggtggtgggagggagagttcAAGCCAgcagggggtgggggtgagtGGGGGGAGTAGCCAGACGCCTAGTCGGCAGCAGGTACCGCCGACGAGGAGTCAGGTTTTGccggggttgtttgggggacGGCAGAGTTTTGGTGCGGGagcggcggggagggtgagaGAGAGTTTGAGCCCGTttaagaagaagaagaggaagagtgaGGGTCGGTTGAGTGGGTTTAGGTAG
- the CUE5 gene encoding ubiquitin-binding protein cue5 (EggNog:ENOG503NZT5; COG:P) — translation MSAPTDANKVPPQPESPTTARPLEMDDDDIQEAGIINNDDNTTTTTRNVTTTSASAASPVGEVPPPQPPRPAVNETQQNQQMLKEAFPTIDMAVIKAVLTASRGQIEPAFNALLEMTDPDAVAQNEQPPPQPPRPVAAAHGPTTTAQEQLEADERYARQLAEHFENVGAYEARTANRGGERGGNPGRGGGPVPRGRQQTGLRPSQDEREHSFLDDDLPVIKEQLKKGFLETQTKVNTWFTDFKKKIDEHFDEQEEERRRAEGSAGSSSNPLAGGRPTRDQNQTRRSADYDRYDADPELLSDDFAGMKFHSDGTPVQNQRQFGSNANVFRPPPPSKSPRSHEGRKVAFSDKVEDIDAYNASPKVKAQDAAAAPGGSKPSKWQPLSAVEPNPIVDNDPFSLGDSEDEREVKDKKEIKLEDSERLRQATADAMADSLVDDKTKAGSGSK, via the exons ATGTCTGCTCCAACCGACGCT aacaaggtcCCGCCACAACCGGAAtcgcccaccaccgcaaGACCACTCGAgatggacgacgacgatatTCAAGAGGccggcatcatcaacaacgacgacaacaccaccaccaccaccagaaatgtcaccaccacttcagcctcagcagcctcccCCGTCGGCGAGGTCCCTCCCCCGCAGCCACCCCGGCCCGCCGTGAACGAGACGCAGCAGAACCAGCAGATGCTCAAGGAGGCCTTCCCCACCATCGACATGGCCGTCATCAAGGCGGTCCTGACAGCCAGCCGAGGGCAGATCGAGCCGGCGTTCAATGCACTCCTCGAAATGACGGACCCTGACGCCGTTGCCCAGAACgagcaaccccctccccagcccccgAGGCCCGTCGCTGCCGCTCACGGACCTACCACCACGGCCCAGGAACAGCTCGAGGCAGATGAGAGATATGCCCGGCAGCTGGCGGAGCACTTTGAGAATGTCGGTGCCTACGAGGCCAGGACGGCGAACAGAGGGGGTGAGAGAGGTGGCAACCCCGGTCGGGGCGGGGGTCCGGTGCCCCGCGGAAGGCAGCAGACTGGTCTGCGCCCAAGCCAGGATGAGCGGGAGCATAGTTTTCTTGATGACGATCTTCCCGTCATCAAGGagcagttgaagaaggggtttttggagaCGCAGACCAAGGTCAACACGTGGTTTACGgacttcaagaagaagattgatgaGCATTTTgatgagcaggaggaggagcgccggcgggcggaggggagcgccggcagcagcagcaatccgCTTGCCGGGGGGAGGCCCACTAGGGATCAGAACCAGACGCGGAGGAGTGCAGATTATGATCGGTATGATGCTGATCCAGAGCTGTTGAGTGATGATTTTGCGGGGATGAAGTTTCACAGCGATGGCA CCCCTGTTCAGAACCAGAGACAGTTTGGCAGCAACGCCAATGTGTTCAGaccacccccgccttccAAGTCGCCCCGGTCTCATGAGGGCAGGAAAGTGGCATTTAGTGACAAGGTGGAGGACATTGACGCTTACAATGCCTCCCCCAAGGTGAAGGCCCAGgatgcggcggcggcaccgggTGGGAGCAAGCCGAGCAAGTGGCAGCCTCTCTCTGCTGTTGAGCCTAACCCGATTGTGGACAATGACCCCTTTAGTCTAGGGGATAGCGAAGACGAGagggaggtcaaggacaagaaggagattaAGCTGGAGGATAGTGAAAGGCTGAGACAGGCGACGGCTGATGCCATGGCTGACAGTCTGGTGGATGATAAGACCAAGGCTGGGAGCGGGAGCAAATAG
- the PHO81 gene encoding phosphate system positive regulatory protein pho81 (EggNog:ENOG503NXDY; COG:P) yields the protein MKFGKQIQKRQLEVPEYAASFTNYKALKKLIKKLSATPVLQSQNGATGVQATGFCAATPGRISGGLEHLDSQAALQANKATFFFQLERELEKVNAFYLQKEAELKIRLKTLLDKKKVLQSRHQQGGGNNLSRRSAKFTTLQEGFQQFANDLNKLQQFVEINGTAFSKILKKWDKTSKSKTKELYLSRAVEVQPFFNATVISELSDQATTSLQELGAWADGENLSFQETGTTAGHIVSSQHLLGTDEGDADTLLLDTVLSGNLEGLRDLLGRMRAAGGDERQQQQQNMVMMERVTRTFLASINEGPLEALHVLLETGLVDIQSEDDINERNCLHQAAIYGNGFVLEYGLAKGVAVDRTDVYGRVPLHYASIHGRLDMLDKLLTGAPETINLIDHDNYTPLIHAIVHGHLECVGRLLEREARLDPVSDTDHVPLNLACEHGSLAVAELLLKHGARILADAEGLYPQHLVARSGQTPELLLLLQNYGADLDQIDKLYGWTPLVHAASEGNVPCLQALLNVGADPNILDEKDLPAMYYAAWEGHLECIKLLTPLSKDKTSSPLARQVAAPLGPMASSSAPIPMSLDVDAIPVLELPPPIIPLRRYGHNFLDNKTVVQINFDGDQPLVFFHDSKYPAARLTISSKVSDVIPKNIMLPFQEDTRLVSFQIDNLDSFTLDFDVFPAYGAKVIAKTVALPNTFRALLNSNSGSCCLPLFDPRLRAIGQISFHAQVIKPFQGKPLEITDFETYWKATSQFDTPSMPATTPAMPNTTFVTGSSLTGDFVRIYVQHTSDGIPVLWPQWTVPCTAGIDIPVSRLTLSQFRTVTGPSLAAALPDDIPTVHKILASAGGTTLHEALSLLPKGMHVNIQVLYPTPAERERMLPLTGAGHGLSADLNAFVDAILTVVFDHARAQRSGPGRGGRSVVFSSYNASVCTALNWKQPNFPVFLCNDLGKGGDGEEGQGVSVKDAVRTAQSNNLMGLVCCERLLDMVPALVDAIKSHGLALVVDKSAAAAASDSTTPPTATGGDIFGVVADPFPRLPKGVDGVLKRDGILKFCESIDV from the exons ATGAAATTCGGGAAACAGATTCAAAAACGGCAGCTCGAGGTGCCCGAGTATGCCGCCAGTTTTACGAATTACAAGGCACTCAAGAAG CTCATCAAAAAACTCTCGGCAACACCAGTCCTCCAGTCTCAGAATGGTGCCACCGGTGTTCAGGCAACCGGCTTTTGTGCTGCCACACCGGGCCGCATCAGCGGCGGGCTGGAGCACCTCGACTCGCAAGCCGCCCTCCAAGCCAACAAGGCCACATTCTTTTTTCAACTG GAAAGAGAACTAGAAAAAGTCAACGCCTTCTACCTCCAAAAAGAAGCCGAGCTCAAGATCCGGCTCAAGACGCTCCTCGACAAGAAAAAGGTTCTCCAGTCCCGCCATCAGCAGGGCGGGGGGAACAACCTGTCCCGGCGCTCGGCAAAGTTCACCACCCTGCAGGAAGGTTTTCAACAATTCGCAAACGacctcaacaagctccagcAGTTTGTCGAGATCAACGGGACTGCCTTTTCCAAGATTCTGAAGAAGTGGGACAAGACGAGCAAgtccaagaccaaggagctGTATCTGAGccgggcggtggaggtgcaGCCTTTTTTCAACGCGACGGTGATCAGTGAGCTGAGTGATCAGGCCACGACGAGCCTGCAGGAGCTGGGGGCGtgggcggatggggagaatTTGAGCTTTCAGGAGACGGGGACGACCGCAGGGCATATTGTCAGTAGTCAGCATCTGCTTGGGACGGACGAGGGGGATGCGGACACGCTGCTGCTTGATACGGTGCTGAGTGGGaatttggaggggttgagggattTGCTCGGGCGGATGAgggctgctggtggggacgagagacagcagcagcagcagaacaTGGTCATGATGGAGCGGGTGACTAGGACTTTTCTCGCGAGCATCAATGAGGGTCCGTTGGAGGCGCTGCATGTGCTGTTGGAGACAGGGTTGGTGGATATTCAGAGCGAGGATGATATCAACGAGAGGAATTGTCTGCATCAGGCGGCGATATATGGGAACGGGTTTGTGCTGGAGTATGGGCTTGCTaagggggtggcggtggacCGGACGGATGTTTATGGGCGGGTGCCGTTGCATTATGCGAGCATTCATGGGAGGCTGGATATGCTGGACAAGTTGCTCACGGGGGCGCCAGAGACGATCAACTTGATTGATCATGACAACTATACGCCGCTGATTCACGCGATCGTGCATGGGCATCTGGAGTGTGTGGGGAggctgttggagagggaggcgaggttggatCCGGTGTCGGACACGGATCATGTGCCGTTGAATCTGGCTTGTGAGCATGGGTCGTTGGCTGTTGCCGAGCTGTTGCTGAAGCACGGGGCGAGGATATTGGCTGATGCCGAGGGGCTTTACCCTCAGCATTTGGTGGCTAGGTCGGGCCAGACGCCCgagttgttgctgctgctccagAACTACGGGGCGGACTTGGACCAGATTGACAAGCTGTATGGCTGGACACCGTTGGTACACGCGGCGAGCGAAGGGAACGTTCCTTGTCTTCAGGCCCTGCTGAATGTGGGCGCCGACCCAAACATTCTGGACGAAAAGGACCTTCCGGCAATGTACTATGCAGCCTGGGAGGGTCATCTGGAGTGCATAAAGCTCCTCACGCCGCTCAGCAAAGACAAGACGTCCAGCCCACTGGCACGGCAAGTAGCGGCCCCCTTGGGCCCcatggccagcagcagcgcccccatccccatgtCTCTCGACGTGGACGCCATCCCGGTCCTCGAGCTCCCACCGCCAATCATCCCACTACGCCGCTACGGCCACAACTTCCTCGACAACAAAACCGTCGTCCAAATCAACTTTGACGGCGACCAGcccctcgtcttcttccacgACAGCAAATACCCCGCCGCCCgcctcaccatctcctccaaggTTTCGGATGTCATCCCCAAGAACATCATGCTCCCCTTCCAAGAAGACACCCGGCTCGTCTCTTTTCAGATTGACAACCTCGACTCTTTCACCCTAGACTTTGACGTCTTCCCGGCCTACGGCGCAAAGGTCATCGCCAAAACCGtcgccctccccaacacATTCCGCGCCTTGCTAAACTCCAACTCGGGCAGCTGCTGCCTCCCTCTCTTCGACCCCCGCCTCCGCGCGATCGGGCAAATCAGCTTCCACGCCCAGGTCATCAAGCCCTTCCAAGGAAAACCCCTCGAGATAACCGACTTTGAGACCTACTGGAAGGCAACCTCCCAATTCGACACCCCCTCCAtgcccgccaccaccccggccatgcccaacaccacctttgTCACCGGGTCCTCTCTAACCGGCGACTTTGTCCGGATTTATGTCCAGCACACCTCAGATGGCATCCCGGTCCTCTGGCCCCAATGGACGGTCCCTTGCACTGCGGGGATCGACATCCCCGTGTCGAGGTTAACACTCTCCCAGTTCAGGACTGTAACCGGCCCTTCTCTTGCCGCCGCACTACCAGACGACATCCCTACTGTCCACAAAATCCTCGCCTCGGCAGGGGGAACAACACTTCACGAGGCGTTGTCTCTCTTGCCGAAAGGAATGCACGTCAACATCCAGGTTTTATACCCCACACCAGCTGAGCGGGAGAGGATGCTCCCCCTCACCGGCGCCGGCCACGGCCTCAGTGCTGATCTGAACGCTTTTGTTGATGCGATCTTGACAGTAGTGTTTGACCACGCACGCGCGCAGAGGAGTGgcccggggaggggggggaggagcgTGGTGTTTAGCAGTTACAATGCTAGCGTTTGCACGGCGCTGAACTGGAAGCAGCCGAACTTTCCGGTGTTTTTGTGTAACgatttggggaaggggggggatggggaggagggacagGGGGTTAGTGTCAAGGATGCGGTGAGGACGGCGCAGAGTAACAacttgatggggttggtctGTTGTGAGAGGTTGCTG GACATGGTGCCTGCGCTCGTGGATGCGATTAAAAGTCATGGGCtggcgttggtggtggataaatctgctgctgctgctgcgagtgatagcaccaccccccctaCAGCAACGGGAGGGGATatctttggtgttgttgccgaTCCGTTTCCGAGGTTGCcaaagggggtggatggggtgtTGAAACGGGATGGGATCTTAAAGTTTTGTGAGTCGATTGATGTTTGA